From a single Streptomyces sp. NBC_00377 genomic region:
- a CDS encoding enoyl-CoA hydratase family protein gives MTATLVGRTRVRGIETLSLDSPATRNALSRALVSELTDALGECDKDDDVRAVVLTHTGNTFSAGADLKDPPPPRAVPGLLQRILELRKPVVARVAGHVRAGGLGVLGACDIAFASGTATFAFTEVRIGVAPAVISLPLLPRVDPRALARYCLTGETFGAAEAARIGLVTQSAGDADLDEALAPVLDGLRRAAPTALTRTKELLTAKVLETLVEGAGELTRLSASLFAAPDAREGLTAFLERRDPPWVL, from the coding sequence ATGACGGCCACCCTGGTCGGACGGACCCGCGTCCGGGGGATCGAGACCCTCAGCCTCGACTCGCCCGCCACCCGGAACGCCCTCTCGCGTGCCCTGGTGAGCGAGCTGACCGACGCCCTCGGGGAGTGCGACAAGGACGACGACGTACGCGCCGTCGTCCTCACCCACACCGGCAACACCTTCAGCGCCGGCGCGGACCTCAAGGACCCCCCGCCGCCCCGGGCGGTGCCGGGACTGCTCCAGCGGATCCTCGAACTGCGCAAGCCCGTGGTGGCCCGTGTCGCCGGGCACGTGCGGGCGGGCGGTCTGGGCGTGCTGGGCGCCTGTGACATCGCGTTCGCGTCCGGGACGGCGACCTTCGCCTTCACGGAGGTGCGCATCGGGGTCGCGCCCGCCGTCATCTCGCTGCCGCTGCTGCCCCGCGTCGACCCACGCGCCCTCGCCCGCTACTGCCTCACCGGCGAGACCTTCGGCGCGGCCGAGGCGGCCCGTATCGGCCTCGTCACCCAGTCCGCGGGCGACGCCGACCTGGACGAGGCCCTCGCGCCCGTGCTCGACGGCCTGCGCCGGGCCGCGCCCACGGCCCTGACCAGGACGAAGGAGTTGCTCACGGCTAAGGTGCTGGAGACCCTCGTCGAGGGCGCGGGCGAGCTGACCAGGCTCTCGGCCTCGTTGTTCGCCGCCCCCGACGCCCGCGAGGGACTGACGGCCTTCCTCGAGCGACGGGATCCTCCATGGGTGCTGTGA
- a CDS encoding TetR/AcrR family transcriptional regulator — protein sequence MGAVTTDDRVPGGRGPGGRGSGDGGPGERGPGDRAPKQDRSRATRQRLLAAAVACLAERGWAGSTVSVVAERAGVSRGAAQHHFPTREDLFTAAVEYVAEERSDALRALFPQGAAGDRRAVVSALVGLYTGPLFRAALHLWVAASDEEQLRPRVTELEARVGRESHRIAVELLGADESAPGVRETVQGLLDMARGLGLANLLTDDGARRERVVAQWAGLLDDALG from the coding sequence ATGGGTGCTGTGACCACGGACGACCGCGTCCCCGGCGGGCGCGGTCCGGGTGGCCGCGGATCGGGTGACGGTGGCCCGGGGGAGCGCGGACCTGGTGACCGTGCTCCCAAGCAGGACCGCAGCCGGGCCACCCGGCAGCGGCTGCTGGCGGCCGCAGTGGCCTGTCTCGCCGAGCGCGGCTGGGCGGGTTCCACGGTCTCCGTCGTCGCCGAGCGCGCGGGCGTCTCCAGGGGCGCGGCCCAGCACCACTTCCCCACCCGGGAGGACCTGTTCACCGCGGCCGTCGAGTACGTCGCCGAAGAACGCTCGGACGCGCTGCGCGCACTGTTCCCGCAAGGCGCGGCGGGCGACCGGCGAGCGGTCGTCTCCGCCCTCGTGGGCCTCTACACCGGCCCTCTCTTCCGTGCCGCCCTGCACCTGTGGGTGGCCGCCTCCGACGAGGAGCAACTGCGCCCCCGGGTGACCGAGCTGGAAGCCCGCGTGGGCCGCGAGAGCCACCGCATAGCCGTGGAGCTCCTGGGCGCCGACGAGTCCGCGCCCGGCGTCCGGGAAACCGTCCAGGGCCTGCTGGACATGGCCCGCGGCCTCGGCCTCGCCAACCTCCTCACCGACGACGGAGCGCGCCGCGAACGCGTGGTGGCCCAGTGGGCGGGCCTCCTGGACGACGCGCTGGGCTGA
- the pdxH gene encoding pyridoxamine 5'-phosphate oxidase produces the protein MTDEDAVSPGPAPDPAAMRKQYRAEGLSESQLAATPVEQFALWFKDAAVEAHLFEPNAMVVSTADAEGRPGSRTVLLKHFDEQGFVFYTNYDSRKARDLAENPHVSLLFPWHPMARQVIVRGVARRTGRDETAAYFRTRPHGSQLGAWASVQSSVIDSRAGLDASYAELAARYPEGEQVPVPPHWGGFRVAPQSVEFWQGRLNRLHDRLRYVAQADGSWRVERLSP, from the coding sequence GTGACCGACGAAGACGCCGTCTCCCCCGGCCCCGCCCCCGATCCCGCCGCCATGCGCAAGCAGTACCGGGCCGAGGGGCTCTCCGAGAGCCAACTGGCCGCGACGCCGGTGGAGCAGTTCGCGCTCTGGTTCAAGGACGCGGCCGTCGAGGCCCATCTCTTCGAGCCGAACGCCATGGTCGTCTCCACCGCGGACGCGGAGGGCCGGCCCGGCTCCCGCACGGTGCTGCTGAAGCACTTCGACGAACAGGGCTTCGTCTTCTACACCAACTACGACTCCCGCAAGGCCCGCGACCTCGCCGAGAACCCGCACGTCTCGCTGCTGTTCCCCTGGCATCCGATGGCCCGGCAGGTCATCGTGCGGGGCGTGGCCCGGCGTACCGGGCGCGACGAGACCGCCGCGTACTTCAGGACCCGGCCGCACGGCTCCCAGCTCGGCGCCTGGGCCAGCGTCCAGTCCTCGGTGATCGACTCGCGCGCCGGTCTCGACGCCTCCTACGCCGAGCTGGCGGCCCGCTACCCGGAGGGCGAGCAGGTGCCGGTGCCGCCGCACTGGGGTGGTTTCCGGGTGGCACCGCAGTCGGTGGAGTTCTGGCAGGGCCGTCTGAACCGCTTGCACGACCGGCTGCGGTACGTGGCGCAGGCGGACGGAAGCTGGCGGGTGGAGCGGCTCAGCCCCTGA